One genomic region from Evansella sp. LMS18 encodes:
- a CDS encoding sugar O-acetyltransferase: protein METEKEKMLAGEMYNPSDPVLAKEREEARRIVRIYNQTLETEGEVRTELLKELLGSTGENVYMEPNIRFDYGYNTHAGENFFANFDCTILDVCEVRFGDNCMLGPGVHIYTATHPLDPAERNSGKEFAKPIRFGNNVWIGGSAVINPGVNVGDNVVIASGAVVTKGVPDNVVVGGNPAKIIKRLEI from the coding sequence GTGGAGACAGAAAAAGAAAAGATGCTGGCTGGAGAAATGTACAATCCTTCAGACCCGGTATTAGCAAAAGAACGTGAGGAAGCAAGGCGTATAGTCAGGATATATAATCAAACTTTAGAGACTGAAGGAGAAGTACGGACAGAGCTATTGAAGGAATTGCTCGGTTCCACCGGAGAAAACGTGTATATGGAACCAAATATCCGTTTCGACTATGGCTATAATACACATGCAGGTGAAAACTTTTTTGCAAACTTCGACTGTACTATACTGGATGTATGTGAAGTGCGGTTCGGGGATAATTGTATGCTTGGTCCTGGCGTGCATATCTATACTGCCACACATCCCCTGGATCCAGCAGAACGTAACTCCGGTAAAGAATTTGCGAAGCCGATCAGATTTGGAAATAATGTCTGGATCGGGGGTAGCGCGGTAATAAATCCAGGCGTGAATGTAGGGGACAATGTTGTTATCGCCTCTGGCGCGGTAGTTACGAAGGGCGTGCCGGATAACGTAGTCGTCGGCGGTAATCCGGCAAAAATAATTAAACGCCTTGAGATATAA
- a CDS encoding iron chaperone, giving the protein MEVFEDFLTGIDNPDHRERMEEILGWIRNKFPTLTPVIKWNQPMFTDHDTYIIGFSVSKQHIAVAPEQAGINRFSEEIEQAGYDHTKELVRIKWKNEVDYSLLEKMIEYNIMDKADCTTFWRK; this is encoded by the coding sequence ATGGAAGTATTTGAAGATTTTCTGACAGGGATTGATAACCCTGACCATCGGGAGCGGATGGAAGAAATTTTGGGATGGATCAGGAACAAATTCCCCACTTTAACACCGGTTATAAAGTGGAATCAGCCTATGTTCACTGATCACGATACGTATATTATTGGGTTCAGTGTTTCGAAACAGCATATAGCTGTCGCTCCTGAACAGGCAGGAATTAATCGCTTTTCTGAAGAGATTGAACAGGCTGGCTACGATCACACGAAGGAGCTTGTCCGTATCAAGTGGAAGAATGAGGTTGATTACTCACTCCTCGAGAAAATGATCGAGTATAATATTATGGATAAGGCAGACTGTACAACCTTCTGGAGGAAATAG
- a CDS encoding TIGR04104 family putative zinc finger protein — protein MKLPQCSCCGHSYTYAEAIKYLLKKDCPQCGKKQFLTTRSNLRTALPAVIIIFLPGFLIRIFLDLPFLQYLSVTVGLLILTILALPFFFEFTDKKQPII, from the coding sequence ATGAAGCTTCCTCAATGCTCATGCTGCGGCCATTCCTATACATACGCTGAAGCAATCAAATATTTATTGAAAAAGGATTGCCCGCAGTGCGGAAAAAAGCAGTTTTTAACTACAAGAAGCAATCTGAGAACCGCACTTCCTGCTGTAATCATCATCTTTCTGCCCGGCTTTCTGATCCGCATTTTTCTTGACCTGCCGTTTCTCCAGTACCTTTCAGTTACCGTGGGGCTGCTGATTCTCACCATCCTGGCCCTGCCATTTTTCTTTGAGTTTACAGACAAAAAACAACCAATTATATAA
- a CDS encoding Gfo/Idh/MocA family protein — protein sequence MLKTITAGVIGAGNRGNDHGDFTLFKEGQLKVTAVAEPSQDRREQFADKFKIQQDHVFSSWEDFFAGPKLCDAVIITTQDNNHYEPVMAALEKGYHVLVEKPMSPSVMECKAMVDKANEKGKMLLLAYVLRYTPFFQKIKELISVGKIGEVRHISIDMEVGYWHQAHSFVRGNWRKSTDSSPMILAKACHDFDILHYLLESPCLSISSFGDLTHFRMENAPEGSADRCMDCSGEESCPYSATKIYLTDNTGWPVNTISTDLSFEGRRKALETGPYGRCVYHCDNDVVDHQIVNLQFGNKATAVITMSGFTNKLERTVRVLGTHGEIAGTFSDNQLTLQQFGKSKQAINIKPSSFGRHGGGDYGIMTEFSRRLADQNPARYNTYETIYSHIYAHAAEEARVTNKVINPEIYIDSQNNIKLHS from the coding sequence TTGTTAAAAACAATAACAGCAGGTGTAATCGGGGCAGGCAACCGGGGAAATGACCATGGTGATTTCACTCTGTTTAAAGAAGGGCAGCTGAAAGTCACAGCGGTGGCAGAGCCAAGCCAGGACCGAAGAGAACAATTTGCGGATAAGTTTAAAATACAGCAGGATCATGTCTTCAGTTCATGGGAGGATTTTTTTGCCGGTCCGAAACTCTGTGATGCTGTTATTATAACGACCCAGGATAACAATCACTATGAGCCGGTGATGGCCGCTCTGGAAAAAGGCTATCACGTGCTGGTTGAAAAGCCGATGAGCCCCAGTGTTATGGAGTGTAAGGCAATGGTAGACAAGGCTAATGAGAAGGGAAAAATGCTCCTGCTGGCGTATGTGCTAAGGTACACGCCGTTTTTCCAGAAAATAAAAGAGCTGATCTCCGTAGGCAAGATTGGAGAAGTGCGGCATATTTCTATCGATATGGAGGTGGGCTACTGGCACCAGGCTCACAGCTTTGTACGTGGTAACTGGCGGAAATCGACAGACTCTTCACCAATGATTCTCGCAAAAGCTTGCCATGACTTTGATATCCTTCATTATTTGCTGGAAAGTCCTTGCCTCTCTATTTCTTCCTTTGGAGATTTGACCCACTTCAGAATGGAAAATGCTCCGGAAGGTTCGGCTGACCGCTGCATGGATTGTTCCGGAGAAGAAAGCTGCCCTTATTCCGCAACGAAAATCTATTTAACTGATAATACTGGCTGGCCTGTGAATACGATCAGTACGGACCTGTCTTTCGAAGGAAGGAGAAAGGCACTGGAAACAGGGCCGTACGGGCGTTGTGTTTACCACTGTGATAATGATGTGGTGGACCATCAAATCGTAAATTTACAGTTTGGAAATAAAGCAACCGCAGTGATCACTATGAGTGGTTTTACAAACAAACTGGAAAGGACAGTACGGGTTCTGGGCACTCATGGAGAAATTGCAGGAACATTCAGCGATAACCAGCTTACACTTCAGCAATTCGGAAAAAGTAAGCAAGCTATTAATATAAAACCATCCTCCTTTGGAAGGCACGGTGGTGGAGACTATGGGATAATGACGGAGTTCAGCCGGCGTCTGGCAGATCAGAATCCAGCACGGTATAATACGTACGAAACTATTTACAGCCATATTTATGCCCATGCGGCCGAGGAAGCAAGGGTAACAAATAAAGTGATTAACCCTGAGATTTATATAGATAGTCAAAATAATAT